A single window of Nocardia higoensis DNA harbors:
- a CDS encoding nitroreductase/quinone reductase family protein has translation MRYVEAGRLGNLFNDAVRWVTGKGLSLYGAQLVAVRGRTSGEWRTNPVNPLDLHGERYLVAPRGHTQWVRNLRAADGHGELRLGKRVTPFAAVELRDEEKPPVLRAYLERWKFEVGVFFEGLDHTASDEELLRVAAGYPVFRIAA, from the coding sequence ATGCGTTACGTCGAAGCCGGGCGTCTGGGCAACCTCTTCAACGACGCCGTCCGGTGGGTCACCGGCAAGGGACTCAGCCTCTACGGCGCCCAACTGGTGGCGGTCCGCGGCCGCACGAGCGGCGAGTGGCGTACCAATCCGGTCAATCCCCTCGACCTGCACGGCGAGCGCTACCTCGTCGCCCCGCGCGGTCACACGCAATGGGTGCGTAACCTGCGCGCCGCCGACGGTCACGGCGAACTGCGCCTGGGCAAGCGGGTGACGCCGTTCGCCGCCGTCGAGTTGCGCGATGAGGAGAAGCCGCCGGTCCTGCGCGCCTATCTCGAGCGCTGGAAGTTCGAGGTGGGCGTCTTCTTCGAGGGCCTGGACCACACCGCTTCCGACGAGGAGTTGCTTCGCGTCGCGGCAGGCTATCCCGTCTTCCGGATCGCCGCCTGA
- a CDS encoding TetR/AcrR family transcriptional regulator has translation MTAIRTARQRARDELTSEIKQEARKQLAEGGSAQLSLRAVARALGMASSAIYRYFPSRDELLTALIVDAYNALGDAAEQADQPGAPARHRWLLVCAAARSWALAHPHEYALIYGSPVPGYQAPAETVDSGSRVVRRCGEILRAGQPLRPALPSPLEPALMTQMRAVLSREDLDLAPEDFVRLLIAWSQLFGLISFELFGQFTGTADPAEALFGHAAAQMADYLGLR, from the coding sequence ATGACCGCGATCCGAACCGCCAGACAGCGAGCCCGCGACGAACTGACCTCCGAGATCAAGCAGGAGGCGAGGAAGCAGCTCGCCGAAGGCGGCTCAGCGCAACTGTCCCTGCGAGCCGTCGCCCGCGCGCTCGGCATGGCGTCGTCGGCCATCTACCGCTACTTCCCCAGCCGGGACGAACTGCTGACGGCTCTCATCGTCGACGCGTACAACGCGCTGGGAGACGCGGCCGAACAGGCCGACCAGCCCGGCGCCCCGGCACGACACCGGTGGTTGCTCGTCTGCGCGGCGGCCCGCAGCTGGGCCCTGGCCCACCCACACGAGTACGCCCTGATCTACGGCTCCCCGGTCCCCGGCTATCAGGCCCCGGCCGAGACCGTGGACTCCGGCAGTCGCGTCGTGCGCCGGTGCGGCGAGATCCTCCGGGCCGGACAGCCGCTGCGCCCCGCTCTCCCGAGCCCGCTGGAACCCGCCCTCATGACACAGATGCGGGCAGTGCTGTCCCGGGAAGACCTGGACCTGGCTCCGGAGGATTTCGTCCGGTTGCTCATCGCCTGGTCCCAGCTGTTCGGGCTCATCAGCTTCGAGTTGTTCGGTCAGTTCACCGGCACAGCCGACCCCGCCGAGGCGTTGTTCGGCCATGCCGCCGCGCAGATGGCCGACTACCTCGGCTTGCGCTGA